The proteins below come from a single Terriglobales bacterium genomic window:
- a CDS encoding heme-binding protein, translated as MKRIFLALIAAALMTAAASAQIAEKKSLTLEGARKVIAAAKAEAQKLNAPGGVIAVVDDGGNLMALERLDGTFAAGANISIGKARTAVQFKRPTRFFEELINSSGKGRTVMAALNDFTPLIGGVPVLVDNQVVGGVGVSGAASAAQDEELAIAGANALSGTMAAPVSYFDKDQVSAAFAKGAVLFDGQGRNYMVHASRREKPGQAEIHNHDTDIIYVLEGTATFVTGGTVVDPKNIAPDEIRGATIENGETRMLKKGDVIIVPNNTPHLFKEVSNPFLYYVVKVR; from the coding sequence ATGAAACGAATCTTCCTTGCACTGATAGCCGCGGCCCTGATGACCGCAGCCGCCTCCGCCCAGATCGCGGAAAAGAAATCTCTGACTCTGGAGGGCGCGCGCAAGGTGATCGCCGCCGCCAAAGCCGAGGCCCAGAAACTCAACGCACCCGGCGGCGTGATCGCCGTGGTGGATGACGGCGGCAATCTGATGGCGCTGGAGCGCCTGGACGGGACGTTCGCCGCCGGCGCCAACATCTCCATCGGCAAGGCCCGCACGGCCGTGCAGTTCAAGCGGCCGACGCGCTTTTTCGAGGAGCTGATCAACTCCAGCGGCAAGGGCCGCACGGTGATGGCGGCGCTCAACGACTTCACGCCGCTGATCGGCGGCGTGCCCGTCCTGGTGGACAACCAGGTGGTGGGCGGCGTGGGCGTGAGCGGCGCCGCCAGCGCGGCGCAGGATGAGGAGCTGGCCATCGCCGGCGCCAACGCGCTCTCCGGCACGATGGCGGCACCCGTCAGCTACTTCGACAAGGACCAGGTGTCGGCGGCGTTTGCCAAGGGCGCGGTGCTTTTCGACGGCCAGGGACGCAACTACATGGTGCACGCCAGCCGTCGCGAGAAGCCCGGCCAGGCGGAAATCCACAACCACGACACGGACATCATCTACGTGCTCGAGGGCACGGCCACGTTTGTGACCGGCGGCACGGTAGTCGATCCGAAGAATATCGCCCCGGACGAAATCCGCGGCGCCACCATCGAGAACGGCGAGACCCGCATGCTCAAGAAGGGCGACGTCATCATCGTTCCCAACAACACACCCCACCTGTTCAAGGAAGTCTCGAATCCCTTCCTGTACTACGTGGTGAAGGTGCGGTAG
- a CDS encoding M15 family metallopeptidase, whose amino-acid sequence MQAYTIQSNDTLAKIAARFYNDASLYRKLALYNGIQNPNRILPGQRIEIPTRSELLAPNSGGTSGAALPAGPSGLTTPHGLNEILATFGNIYNYIAADGTLKAGWEANYIERALLPFPIPLSWDPASKVTRIRCHKKLKDVFPAVLEEIVNQGLKSEILTYGGCYNYRAKRTSSKLSTHCWGIAIDLNPQTNAQGTAGNMHSGVVAAFQKFGFKWGGEFQGASRDPMHFQFCTGY is encoded by the coding sequence ATGCAGGCGTACACCATCCAGAGCAACGACACGCTGGCGAAGATTGCCGCGCGCTTTTACAACGACGCCTCGCTCTACCGCAAGCTGGCGCTGTACAACGGCATCCAGAATCCCAACCGCATCCTTCCCGGACAACGAATCGAGATTCCCACCAGGAGCGAGCTGCTGGCGCCGAATTCGGGGGGAACGTCGGGCGCTGCCCTGCCCGCCGGGCCATCCGGACTCACGACGCCGCATGGCCTGAATGAGATTCTGGCAACGTTCGGCAACATCTACAACTACATTGCTGCCGACGGAACATTGAAAGCGGGCTGGGAGGCGAACTACATCGAGCGGGCGCTGCTTCCCTTCCCCATTCCGCTCTCGTGGGACCCGGCCAGCAAGGTCACACGCATCCGCTGCCACAAGAAGCTGAAGGACGTCTTCCCCGCGGTGCTCGAAGAGATCGTGAACCAGGGTTTAAAGAGCGAGATCCTCACCTACGGAGGTTGCTACAACTACCGCGCCAAGCGCACCAGCAGCAAGCTTTCGACGCACTGCTGGGGCATCGCCATCGATCTGAATCCGCAAACCAACGCCCAGGGGACGGCGGGCAACATGCATTCCGGGGTGGTGGCGGCGTTCCAGAAGTTCGGCTTCAAGTGGGGCGGCGAATTCCAGGGCGCCAGCCGCGATCCCATGCACTTCCAGTTCTGTACGGGATATTAA
- a CDS encoding MEDS domain-containing protein, with protein sequence MVRARAKACREIERRISDYLDGEVTPRQRTAIRTHLRRCHSCAAVLAGVRNISRLVSDPRSFPLPEGFSQRLRQRLDAALEPPAMLVPLGVGEATARTGDHIGYFWESERDFEAAVGFLEAGLRGRDAAFVFGHEQANQRVLAILSRHGFDVARLADERRLFVLEGKPTGEAMLEDIAAAFRRALAAGAPLLRLLGNIGWGRPNWPADDAILEFESRVTVAARSLPAVIVCMYEVAALPGRILLKGGFETHPLTYHDQHLAENPHHIPTDRYLSLLQAAGGRIQ encoded by the coding sequence ATGGTAAGAGCCCGGGCGAAAGCCTGCCGCGAGATCGAGCGCCGCATCTCCGATTATCTGGACGGCGAGGTAACGCCACGCCAGCGGACTGCCATCCGCACTCATCTTCGCCGCTGCCACAGTTGCGCGGCGGTGCTGGCCGGTGTACGCAATATCAGCCGCCTGGTCTCCGATCCGCGCTCCTTTCCCCTCCCGGAAGGATTCAGCCAGCGCCTGCGCCAGCGCCTCGATGCCGCCCTCGAGCCCCCAGCCATGCTGGTGCCGTTGGGCGTGGGCGAGGCCACCGCCCGCACCGGCGACCACATCGGCTACTTCTGGGAATCGGAGCGCGATTTCGAAGCGGCCGTCGGCTTCCTGGAAGCCGGACTGCGTGGCCGCGACGCCGCCTTCGTCTTCGGCCATGAGCAGGCGAACCAGCGAGTGCTCGCCATCCTCAGCCGGCACGGATTCGACGTGGCCCGCCTGGCCGACGAACGCCGCTTGTTCGTGCTCGAAGGGAAGCCTACCGGCGAGGCCATGCTCGAGGACATCGCGGCGGCTTTTCGCCGCGCCCTGGCTGCCGGCGCGCCTCTGCTCCGTCTGCTGGGCAATATCGGCTGGGGTCGCCCCAACTGGCCAGCCGACGACGCCATCCTCGAATTTGAATCCCGCGTGACCGTCGCCGCCCGGAGCCTTCCCGCCGTCATCGTCTGCATGTACGAGGTGGCTGCGCTCCCCGGCCGCATCCTCCTCAAGGGTGGATTTGAAACCCATCCCCTCACCTACCACGACCAGCACTTGGCAGAGAATCCGCACCACATCCCCACCGATCGGTACCTGTCGCTGCTCCAGGCTGCCGGTGGGAGGATTCAGTAG
- a CDS encoding heme-binding protein, whose product MNTLRMFAATALIVLAALPAGAELPRKQVLTLEAAKKIAAAAEAEALKRGATVVIAVVDDGGYLIVLERLDDTQVASVEVAMGKARTAAIFRRPSRVFEDQVKNGRVASLALPGATPLQGGVPIVVDGKVIGAIGVSGNTPQEDEDIAKVGVAATETAIR is encoded by the coding sequence ATGAACACTCTGCGCATGTTCGCTGCAACGGCCCTCATCGTGCTGGCGGCACTACCTGCCGGGGCAGAGCTGCCTCGGAAACAGGTCCTGACGCTGGAGGCGGCGAAGAAAATCGCCGCCGCGGCCGAGGCTGAAGCCCTGAAGCGGGGCGCCACCGTGGTGATCGCGGTGGTGGATGACGGCGGCTACCTCATCGTGCTCGAACGCCTGGATGACACTCAGGTGGCGAGTGTCGAGGTCGCTATGGGCAAGGCGCGCACGGCAGCCATCTTCCGCCGTCCCAGCAGAGTGTTCGAAGACCAGGTGAAGAACGGGCGTGTGGCCTCGCTCGCTCTGCCCGGCGCCACTCCGCTGCAGGGCGGTGTGCCCATCGTGGTGGATGGGAAAGTGATCGGCGCCATCGGGGTGAGCGGCAATACTCCGCAGGAAGACGAGGACATCGCCAAGGTTGGCGTCGCGGCCACGGAGACAGCCATCCGGTGA
- a CDS encoding aquaporin: MTRAPQPVSGPGEALARHWPEYLIEAALLGLFMVSACAFTALLEHPLSPVRQAIADGVVRRVLTGLAMGVTAIGLIYSPLGKRSGAHMNPSFTLTFTRLGKVAPWDAFFYMAAQFAGGLAGVGLSWMMLRNTLSHPNVNFAVTVPGPWGSGTAFLGEAVISFLLMTMVLITTNHPRLSHYTGVFAGMLVATYISVEGPLSGMSMNPARTLGSALPAAVFNSLWLYFVAPPLGMLLAAEVYIRWKGARAVLCAKYHHHNTARCIFRCRFGEMAGG, encoded by the coding sequence ATGACAAGAGCCCCGCAACCGGTTTCCGGGCCCGGCGAGGCACTGGCCCGGCACTGGCCCGAATATCTGATCGAGGCCGCTCTTCTCGGCCTGTTCATGGTGTCTGCGTGCGCGTTCACGGCGTTGCTCGAGCATCCCTTGTCCCCGGTGCGCCAAGCCATCGCGGATGGCGTTGTGCGGCGCGTCCTGACCGGGCTGGCGATGGGAGTGACCGCCATCGGGCTGATCTACTCGCCGCTGGGAAAGCGGTCCGGGGCACACATGAATCCTTCGTTCACGCTGACCTTCACGCGCCTGGGCAAGGTCGCGCCCTGGGACGCGTTTTTTTACATGGCGGCGCAATTCGCCGGGGGACTCGCGGGCGTGGGGCTCTCCTGGATGATGTTGCGCAATACACTCTCGCACCCCAACGTGAACTTTGCGGTCACCGTGCCGGGGCCTTGGGGCTCGGGTACGGCGTTCCTGGGCGAAGCCGTGATCTCGTTCCTGCTGATGACCATGGTGCTTATCACGACGAATCATCCGCGGCTCTCGCACTACACCGGAGTCTTCGCCGGCATGCTGGTGGCGACCTACATCTCCGTGGAGGGGCCGCTTTCGGGCATGAGCATGAACCCGGCGCGCACCCTGGGCTCGGCGCTGCCGGCGGCGGTGTTCAACAGCTTGTGGCTGTATTTCGTGGCTCCGCCCCTGGGCATGTTGCTGGCGGCAGAAGTGTACATCCGCTGGAAAGGCGCACGCGCTGTGCTGTGTGCCAAGTATCACCACCACAACACGGCACGATGCATCTTCCGCTGCCGCTTCGGTGAGATGGCAGGCGGGTAA
- a CDS encoding GMC family oxidoreductase, with the protein MEKYDVIIIGTGAGGGTLAHRLAPSGKKILLLERGDYVPREKKNWDPRAVNVEGFYQTKEKWRDKDGKELHPHTNYYVGGNTKFYGAALFRLRKEDFGEIKHHGGISPAWPISYEELEPYYLQAEQLYHVHGLRGEDPTDPPASGPYPHPPVSHEWRIQQLHDDFARHGLKPFHVPIGVMLDEKNPRTSKCIRCNTCDGFPCLVLAKSDAQVCAVDPALAHPNVTLLTNAKAERLETDASGRTVTKVIVQRNGKREEYGADVVVVSCGAINSAALLLRSANEKHPRGLANGSDTVGRHYMGHVNSVQMAISKCPNPTVFQKTLAVNDFYLGSKEWEYPMGHISFVGKLDGETLKAGAPPLTPGFTLEMMANHSLDFWLTSEDLPDPNNRVTLDREGNIVLSYKPNNEEGHNRLIAKLKDLLNQQTKCPEHGHQCHVGLFGRSLFVGQRIPLAGVAHQNGTVRFGKDPKTSALDANCKAHEVDNLYVVDASFFPSSGAVNPALTIMANALRVGDHLMQRLK; encoded by the coding sequence ATGGAAAAGTACGACGTCATCATCATCGGGACGGGCGCGGGCGGCGGCACACTGGCCCACCGGCTCGCTCCCTCAGGTAAGAAGATCCTGTTGCTGGAGCGCGGCGACTACGTGCCGCGCGAGAAGAAGAACTGGGATCCGCGCGCGGTCAACGTCGAGGGCTTCTACCAGACCAAGGAGAAGTGGCGCGACAAGGACGGCAAGGAACTCCACCCCCACACCAATTATTACGTGGGCGGGAACACCAAGTTCTATGGGGCGGCGCTGTTCCGCCTGCGCAAAGAGGACTTCGGCGAGATCAAACATCACGGCGGCATTTCACCGGCGTGGCCCATCTCCTACGAGGAGCTGGAACCCTACTACCTTCAGGCCGAGCAGCTCTACCACGTGCACGGCCTGCGCGGGGAGGATCCCACCGACCCGCCGGCCAGCGGCCCGTATCCGCATCCGCCGGTGAGCCACGAGTGGCGCATTCAGCAACTGCACGACGACTTCGCGCGCCACGGGTTGAAGCCGTTCCACGTGCCTATCGGCGTGATGCTGGACGAGAAGAACCCGCGCACCAGCAAATGCATCCGCTGCAACACCTGTGACGGATTCCCGTGCCTGGTCTTGGCCAAGTCCGACGCCCAAGTGTGCGCCGTCGATCCGGCGCTCGCGCATCCCAACGTCACGCTGCTGACCAACGCCAAGGCCGAGCGCCTGGAGACGGACGCTTCGGGTCGCACGGTCACCAAGGTGATCGTGCAGCGTAACGGCAAGCGCGAGGAGTACGGCGCTGATGTCGTCGTGGTATCCTGCGGCGCCATCAACTCGGCGGCATTGCTGCTGCGCTCCGCCAATGAGAAGCATCCGCGCGGCCTGGCTAACGGTTCCGACACGGTCGGCCGCCATTACATGGGTCATGTCAATTCCGTGCAGATGGCCATCTCCAAGTGTCCCAACCCCACGGTCTTCCAGAAGACGCTGGCCGTGAATGATTTCTACCTGGGATCGAAGGAGTGGGAATATCCCATGGGACACATCTCGTTCGTGGGCAAGCTGGATGGCGAAACGCTCAAGGCGGGCGCGCCACCGCTCACTCCCGGCTTCACGCTGGAGATGATGGCCAACCATTCGCTGGACTTCTGGCTGACGTCCGAAGACCTGCCCGACCCGAATAACCGCGTCACGCTCGACCGCGAGGGCAACATCGTCCTCAGCTACAAGCCCAACAACGAGGAAGGCCACAACCGTCTCATCGCCAAGCTCAAAGACCTGCTGAACCAGCAAACCAAGTGCCCCGAGCATGGACACCAGTGCCACGTCGGGTTGTTCGGGCGCAGCCTGTTCGTGGGACAGAGAATCCCGCTGGCGGGAGTGGCGCACCAGAATGGCACGGTCCGCTTCGGTAAAGATCCCAAGACTTCAGCGCTCGACGCGAACTGCAAGGCCCACGAAGTCGACAACCTCTACGTGGTGGACGCCAGCTTCTTCCCTTCGAGCGGGGCGGTGAATCCTGCGCTGACCATCATGGCGAACGCCCTACGCGTGGGCGATCACCTGATGCAGCGGTTGAAGTAA
- a CDS encoding DM13 domain-containing protein, whose translation MQARKLVTAVVAAAVVFGLWYAFRPERLFTNVTVNEQFPEAQAAAASTQLRMGQFHDGAHQTRGMATIHQLADGKRVLRLTNFATSNGPDVHVYLAVASEALDNESVTRDGFVDLGTIKGNMGDQNYDLPAELELQKYNSVVIWCKRFSVNFGAAPLGTGGMMPATPQKLVAAGEFHKVAHDAQGYAMVHQLADGRRILRFTEFETSNGPELHVYAVAAADATDSDSVKKAGFVDLGALKGNKGDQNYELPKDLDLSKYQSVAVWCKRFSVNFATAPLTPKS comes from the coding sequence ATGCAAGCACGGAAGCTTGTCACAGCAGTGGTTGCGGCAGCGGTGGTGTTCGGCCTGTGGTACGCGTTCCGCCCCGAGCGCCTGTTCACCAACGTGACCGTGAATGAGCAGTTCCCTGAGGCGCAGGCGGCCGCGGCCTCCACCCAGCTCCGCATGGGGCAGTTCCACGACGGCGCCCACCAGACGCGCGGCATGGCCACCATCCATCAACTCGCGGACGGGAAGCGGGTGCTGCGCCTGACCAACTTTGCCACCTCGAACGGGCCTGACGTACATGTCTACCTGGCGGTGGCGTCCGAGGCGCTGGACAACGAAAGCGTCACGCGCGACGGCTTCGTCGACCTGGGCACCATCAAGGGCAACATGGGCGACCAGAACTACGACCTGCCGGCCGAACTGGAACTGCAGAAGTACAACTCGGTGGTGATCTGGTGCAAGCGGTTCAGCGTGAACTTCGGCGCAGCTCCGCTGGGGACCGGCGGCATGATGCCGGCGACGCCGCAGAAGCTGGTGGCCGCGGGCGAGTTCCACAAAGTCGCGCACGATGCCCAGGGCTACGCCATGGTGCACCAACTGGCGGACGGCCGCCGCATCCTGCGGTTCACCGAGTTCGAGACCTCGAACGGCCCCGAACTGCACGTGTATGCGGTGGCGGCTGCCGATGCCACCGACAGCGATTCGGTGAAGAAGGCGGGCTTCGTGGACCTGGGAGCGCTCAAAGGCAACAAGGGCGACCAGAACTACGAGCTGCCCAAAGACCTCGACCTCAGCAAGTACCAGTCGGTCGCGGTGTGGTGCAAGCGGTTCAGCGTGAACTTCGCTACAGCGCCGCTGACGCCGAAATCCTAA
- a CDS encoding SMP-30/gluconolactonase/LRE family protein: MSYKNAARSLAIALLAWVSVAQVQTVADTPAGKPLATIDLATKEGAALVKGTWRYSDTKIVEVDFRGPGPDNQPTGASVKTYDYTPHAGGADFDDSAWPAIEPETLNARRGFGRLGFNWYRIRLTIPEHIGSFDPTGSTVVFETALDDYAEVWVDGELSRALGQMGGSVVSGWNAPNRLIIGRDVKPGQQIQLAVFGINGPLSNPPTNFIWMRYAKLEFYEGTRGPRAVTPAEVNVEVLRLDPAMDAIVGPNPKIFKLAEGFKFTEGPIWVRDGAYLLFSDPNSNIIYKYTKDGELSVFRTPSGYSGPDIAEYGQPGSNGLTLDRQGRLTINEHGNHRVSRLEKDGELTVLADNYQGKRLNSPNDLVYKSDGSLYFTDPPFGLPKFYDDPRRQLPFEGVFRISSDGKLSLLSTDLKGPNGIAFSPDEKYLYVGNWDEKKKVVMRYEVKPDGTLANGRVFFDMTAAKGEDALDGIKVDRAGNLYVSGPGGLWVFSAEGKHLGTIVAPRHVHNMAWGDEDGKTLYLCARNTLYRMRLNIAGVRP; encoded by the coding sequence GTGAGCTACAAGAATGCAGCTCGCAGTCTGGCAATAGCGCTACTGGCGTGGGTCAGCGTGGCGCAGGTCCAGACCGTCGCCGATACTCCCGCAGGCAAGCCGCTCGCCACCATCGACCTCGCCACCAAAGAAGGCGCGGCACTGGTGAAGGGCACGTGGCGGTACAGCGATACGAAGATCGTCGAAGTCGATTTTCGCGGGCCCGGGCCGGACAACCAGCCCACCGGCGCGTCGGTGAAGACCTACGACTACACGCCGCATGCGGGCGGAGCCGACTTCGACGATTCGGCGTGGCCGGCGATCGAGCCGGAAACGCTCAACGCGCGTCGTGGCTTCGGACGCCTCGGCTTCAACTGGTATCGCATCCGGCTGACCATCCCGGAGCATATCGGCAGCTTCGACCCCACCGGCTCGACGGTGGTGTTCGAGACCGCGCTCGATGACTACGCCGAAGTGTGGGTGGACGGCGAGCTTTCCCGCGCTCTTGGCCAGATGGGCGGCTCGGTGGTCTCAGGGTGGAATGCGCCCAACCGGCTCATCATCGGCCGCGACGTGAAGCCCGGCCAGCAGATCCAACTCGCTGTGTTCGGCATTAACGGACCGCTTTCGAATCCGCCCACGAACTTCATCTGGATGCGGTACGCGAAACTGGAGTTCTACGAAGGTACGCGTGGGCCGCGGGCCGTCACGCCGGCGGAAGTAAATGTAGAAGTGCTGCGTCTCGATCCGGCGATGGACGCCATCGTCGGCCCTAACCCCAAGATCTTCAAGCTGGCCGAGGGGTTCAAATTCACTGAGGGTCCCATCTGGGTGCGCGACGGCGCTTACCTGCTGTTCAGCGACCCCAACAGCAACATCATTTACAAGTACACGAAGGACGGCGAACTCAGCGTCTTCCGCACACCGAGCGGCTACTCCGGGCCGGACATCGCGGAGTACGGCCAGCCTGGCTCGAACGGCCTGACCCTCGACCGCCAAGGCCGCCTTACCATCAACGAGCACGGCAACCACCGCGTATCGCGTCTGGAAAAGGACGGCGAGTTGACGGTCCTGGCAGACAACTACCAGGGCAAGCGGCTCAACAGCCCCAACGATCTGGTGTACAAGTCCGACGGCTCCCTGTACTTCACCGACCCGCCGTTCGGACTGCCGAAGTTCTATGATGACCCGCGGCGGCAGCTTCCCTTCGAGGGCGTGTTCCGCATCTCAAGCGATGGCAAGCTCTCGCTGCTCTCGACCGACCTGAAAGGGCCGAACGGCATCGCCTTCTCGCCCGACGAGAAGTATCTCTATGTGGGTAACTGGGACGAGAAGAAGAAAGTCGTCATGCGCTATGAAGTGAAACCTGACGGCACACTGGCGAACGGCCGCGTGTTCTTCGACATGACGGCAGCCAAGGGCGAGGATGCGTTGGACGGCATCAAGGTGGACCGGGCCGGCAATCTGTACGTTTCCGGGCCGGGCGGGCTCTGGGTATTCTCGGCCGAAGGCAAGCACCTCGGAACCATCGTTGCGCCCCGCCACGTGCACAACATGGCCTGGGGAGACGAAGACGGCAAGACGCTTTACCTGTGCGCGCGCAACACCCTGTACCGCATGCGGCTGAACATCGCCGGCGTGCGGCCGTAA
- a CDS encoding amidohydrolase family protein: MKKALCVAGFLLCVLAAQAQVVAVKAGKLVDVEAGKVLENQVILIRGERIEAVGAGLAIPTDAKIIDLSRMTVLPGLIDCHTHLVDVEDVDPLNELKKTSARKAFDSIGNARKTLEAGFTTVRDVGTYRALVDVELRDAIERGDVVGPRMFVAGAYVTITGGAGAVTGFAPDITLPWDLRFGIANSPDEVRQRIRELVSQRVDHIKVLATGAVLTHNSNPGAEDFTPAELEAAVDEARKFGLKVAAHAHGAQGIKNAVRAGVASIEHGSLLDDEGIALMKEHGTYLVADHYDGDYIAEEAAKRGMPKTFLEKSAQLQGLALENFRKAVRAGVKIAYGTDAAVYPHGRNARDFAYYVRYGLTPMQAIQAATVNAADLIGVTANIGSIKAGKYADLIAVAGDPLQDVTALEHVAFVMKGGKVYKDATGASR, encoded by the coding sequence ATGAAAAAAGCTTTGTGTGTCGCCGGATTCCTGCTGTGCGTCCTCGCCGCGCAGGCGCAGGTGGTAGCAGTCAAGGCCGGCAAGTTGGTGGACGTAGAAGCCGGCAAGGTCCTGGAGAACCAGGTCATCCTGATCCGTGGCGAGCGCATTGAGGCGGTGGGCGCCGGGCTGGCCATTCCCACCGACGCCAAGATCATTGACCTTTCACGAATGACGGTGTTGCCGGGGCTCATCGACTGCCATACACACCTGGTGGATGTGGAGGACGTCGATCCGCTCAACGAGTTGAAGAAGACCTCGGCGCGCAAGGCCTTCGACTCGATCGGAAATGCCCGCAAGACGCTGGAGGCCGGGTTCACTACGGTGCGGGACGTGGGCACGTACCGCGCGCTGGTGGATGTGGAGCTGCGGGACGCGATTGAGCGCGGCGATGTCGTCGGGCCCCGCATGTTCGTGGCCGGGGCATACGTCACCATCACCGGCGGCGCGGGCGCGGTGACGGGTTTCGCCCCGGACATCACTCTGCCCTGGGACCTGCGCTTCGGGATCGCCAACAGCCCGGACGAGGTCCGCCAGCGCATCCGGGAACTTGTGAGCCAGCGTGTGGACCACATCAAGGTGCTGGCCACGGGTGCGGTGCTCACCCACAACAGCAATCCGGGTGCGGAGGATTTCACTCCGGCGGAGCTCGAGGCCGCCGTGGATGAAGCGCGCAAGTTCGGCCTGAAGGTGGCAGCCCACGCGCATGGCGCCCAGGGCATCAAGAACGCGGTGCGGGCCGGTGTGGCCTCGATCGAACACGGGTCCTTGCTGGACGACGAAGGTATCGCCCTGATGAAAGAACACGGCACCTATCTGGTCGCGGACCACTACGACGGAGACTACATCGCGGAAGAAGCAGCGAAACGCGGCATGCCCAAGACGTTCCTGGAGAAGAGCGCGCAGCTCCAGGGGCTGGCGCTGGAGAACTTCCGGAAGGCCGTGCGCGCCGGGGTGAAGATCGCTTACGGCACCGACGCGGCCGTCTATCCGCACGGCCGGAACGCGCGCGACTTCGCCTACTACGTCCGCTACGGCCTGACGCCGATGCAGGCCATCCAGGCGGCCACGGTGAATGCCGCCGACCTGATCGGGGTCACCGCGAATATCGGCTCCATCAAGGCGGGGAAGTATGCAGACCTCATCGCGGTGGCCGGCGATCCGCTGCAGGATGTCACCGCGCTCGAGCACGTGGCCTTTGTGATGAAGGGCGGGAAAGTGTACAAGGACGCGACCGGGGCGTCTCGTTAG
- a CDS encoding zf-HC2 domain-containing protein, which translates to MAKSKRQAAPKARAGRQSAAPVVEISCREVLREISNYIESDLDPGLRGMIERHFAGCRHCSAVLDGTRNVIVLSGDDRTFSLPAGFSRRLRSLLETQSTEDN; encoded by the coding sequence ATGGCCAAGTCGAAACGCCAAGCCGCACCGAAAGCCAGGGCCGGGCGGCAGTCTGCCGCTCCGGTCGTGGAGATCAGTTGTCGCGAGGTGCTGCGCGAGATCTCCAACTACATCGAGAGCGACCTCGATCCCGGTCTGCGCGGCATGATCGAGCGCCACTTCGCCGGCTGCCGGCACTGCTCCGCGGTGCTCGACGGAACCCGCAACGTCATCGTGCTCAGCGGCGACGACCGCACCTTCTCCCTGCCCGCCGGCTTCAGCCGGCGCTTACGCAGCCTCCTCGAAACCCAATCCACCGAGGACAACTAG
- a CDS encoding sigma-70 family RNA polymerase sigma factor, with product MSRSGAAKAENREGPSPGRSQRDEAALIRRVQQGERHLFYELIEPYQRSVYYAAYAVLENDADAEEAAQEAFLKALAHLPQFRAESKFSTWLVQIAINEARMRRRKDRKGLYESIDEGRPDEEGDYIPRDFADWREIPSEALDRKELREALARALASLKPKYREVFVLRDVQNLSIAETARLLGINESSVKTRLLRARLQMRDALAPGIDGSWSSGSPKYKKVRPW from the coding sequence ATGTCGCGCAGCGGGGCCGCCAAGGCCGAAAACAGGGAAGGGCCGTCACCCGGCCGGTCGCAGCGCGACGAGGCCGCCCTCATCCGGCGCGTCCAGCAGGGCGAACGCCACCTCTTTTACGAGCTCATTGAGCCCTACCAGCGCAGCGTCTACTACGCGGCCTACGCCGTCCTGGAAAACGACGCCGACGCCGAAGAGGCCGCGCAGGAAGCCTTCCTGAAGGCCCTGGCCCACCTGCCGCAGTTCCGGGCCGAATCCAAGTTCAGCACCTGGCTGGTGCAGATCGCCATCAATGAAGCCCGCATGCGGCGCCGTAAGGACCGCAAGGGGCTGTACGAGTCCATCGATGAAGGCAGGCCTGACGAGGAAGGCGACTACATCCCGCGCGACTTCGCCGACTGGCGCGAGATCCCCTCGGAGGCCCTCGACCGCAAGGAGCTGCGGGAGGCGCTGGCCCGTGCCCTGGCCTCGCTCAAGCCCAAGTACCGGGAAGTGTTCGTCCTGCGCGACGTCCAGAACCTCAGCATCGCAGAGACGGCGCGCCTGCTGGGCATTAACGAGTCCTCGGTCAAGACCCGCCTGCTGCGCGCCCGCTTGCAAATGCGCGACGCCCTCGCACCGGGCATTGACGGCTCCTGGAGTTCCGGCAGCCCCAAGTACAAGAAGGTGCGGCCATGGTAA
- a CDS encoding zf-HC2 domain-containing protein — protein MSEPIRIRCREVWQLLSDYIENQVSPAEREVLAEHFRTCAHCTAILDGARNVIQLSCDGRSFTVPAGFSQRLEKRLRAALRRH, from the coding sequence TTGTCTGAACCAATCCGCATCCGCTGCCGCGAGGTCTGGCAGTTGCTCTCCGACTACATCGAGAACCAAGTCAGCCCCGCCGAACGCGAAGTCCTGGCGGAGCATTTCCGCACCTGCGCGCACTGCACCGCCATCCTCGACGGCGCCCGCAACGTCATCCAGCTTTCCTGCGACGGCCGCAGCTTCACCGTGCCCGCCGGCTTCAGCCAGCGGTTGGAAAAACGACTCCGCGCCGCCCTCCGCAGGCACTGA